The following coding sequences are from one Mycoplasma mycoides subsp. capri window:
- a CDS encoding YfcC family protein: protein MIVSEEKLINKQNKIAKKKHKVEMISAFSILFLIIATLIILSWIFKWTNTTVKIGQNQEKIIALGFFDLFKAPLKGFVQRAQIIVFVLTMGAYINVIVASKALEGFSQTIVRKMKGKEIWSLIPLMIFFSICGTTVGLAEEVIAFQMICIPLMVAAGFDKFTGLIAVLIGTGVGVLTSTVNPFAIGIAVTNLNKGLDKQITSVSDGLVWRIICWIILTALSIVLVMLYAKKVKKDQTKSVVFKTLTEDKEFYLSNSAEKIVMDWKKKTNLIVFLISLILMVVYLIGWDDIFHTTHSADFARWIRNNIPYLTGTDKGFGNGSVDSVAAIFLITAIIMGIINGSSEKQFLKDFINGASRLLNVCLIIAVAAGIGWILKESHMQELFVESLSNSLGSLKSPILILLIMFIFFIPLSFLIPSTSGFATAVFPLLGGVVIKNTDILASGSITAFSFASGLVNLITPTSGIVMGSIAVARMDYAKFIKSMAPYMLILTTSSLTLLLIGASIGKTIA from the coding sequence ATGATAGTAAGTGAAGAAAAACTCATAAATAAACAGAACAAAATTGCTAAGAAAAAACATAAAGTTGAGATGATTTCAGCTTTTTCCATTCTATTTCTAATTATTGCAACTCTAATAATACTTTCATGAATATTTAAATGAACAAATACTACTGTTAAAATAGGACAAAATCAAGAAAAAATAATTGCACTAGGATTTTTTGATCTATTTAAAGCTCCATTAAAAGGTTTTGTTCAAAGAGCACAAATTATAGTTTTTGTTTTAACTATGGGAGCTTATATTAATGTTATTGTTGCTTCTAAAGCTTTAGAAGGTTTTTCTCAAACTATTGTTAGAAAAATGAAAGGAAAAGAAATCTGATCACTTATTCCGTTGATGATTTTCTTTTCTATTTGTGGAACAACAGTAGGATTAGCTGAAGAAGTAATAGCATTTCAAATGATTTGTATTCCTTTAATGGTAGCTGCAGGATTTGATAAATTTACTGGACTAATAGCAGTGCTAATTGGAACTGGAGTTGGTGTTTTAACATCAACTGTTAATCCGTTTGCTATTGGAATAGCTGTAACTAATTTAAATAAAGGATTAGATAAACAGATTACAAGTGTATCTGATGGCTTAGTTTGACGTATAATTTGTTGAATAATTCTAACTGCTCTTTCAATAGTTTTAGTAATGTTATATGCTAAGAAAGTAAAAAAAGATCAAACAAAATCAGTAGTATTTAAAACTTTAACAGAAGATAAAGAATTTTATTTATCTAATTCAGCTGAAAAAATAGTAATGGATTGAAAAAAGAAAACTAATTTAATAGTCTTTTTGATATCACTTATATTAATGGTTGTTTATTTAATAGGTTGAGATGATATTTTTCATACAACACATTCAGCTGATTTTGCAAGATGAATAAGAAATAATATACCTTATCTAACAGGAACAGATAAAGGATTTGGTAATGGTTCAGTTGATTCAGTAGCTGCTATATTTTTAATCACAGCAATAATTATGGGTATTATTAATGGATCTAGTGAAAAACAATTTTTAAAAGATTTTATTAATGGTGCTTCTAGATTGTTAAATGTATGTTTAATTATTGCGGTTGCTGCTGGTATAGGATGAATTTTAAAAGAAAGTCATATGCAAGAATTATTTGTCGAATCTCTTTCTAATTCTTTAGGTTCACTTAAATCTCCTATTTTAATTCTTTTAATAATGTTTATTTTCTTTATACCATTATCATTTTTAATACCATCAACTTCAGGATTTGCAACTGCTGTATTTCCTTTATTAGGTGGAGTAGTTATTAAAAATACAGATATACTAGCTTCTGGATCTATTACAGCATTCTCATTTGCTTCTGGATTAGTTAATTTAATAACTCCAACATCAGGTATTGTTATGGGTTCAATAGCAGTTGCTAGAATGGATTATGCTAAATTTATAAAATCAATGGCACCTTATATGTTGAT